GATGAATTTGAAGGAACGGGCGTAGGTTTGGCCATTGTTGAAAAGGTGATCAGTAAACATGGGGGCAAAGTATGGGTAGAGGCAGCCCTTGACAAAGGGGCTACGTTTTATTTTAGTTTACCGAATTAAAAACCATTAAAATAAAATTTATGAATCCAAATTCCGTAGAACTGCTATTAGTGGAAGACAGCATCCACGATGCCGAATTAACCATTCGTGAATTAAAAAAGCACAACATGGCCAACAACCTTTACCATGCTAAAGATGGGGAGGAGGCAATAGACTTTATTTTTTGCACCGGCAAATTTGAAGGCAAACGGCAAATAACCAATTCGCCCAAAATGGTACTGTTGGATATTCAGATGCCTAAAGTAAATGGCATTGAAGTATTACAAAAGATCAAGTCGGATGAACGTACACAGGCAATGCCCGTCATCATCTTAACATCATCAAAAGAAGATCCGGATATAAAACGATGTTATGAATTAGGCGCTAACAGTTATATCGTTAAGCCCGTTAACTTTGAGCGTTTTGCAGAAGCTATCCGGAACCTAGGCTATTATTGGCTATTATTAAATGAACAGCCCATTCCTAAAATCAACAAATGAGTAAGTTGCTAAAAATATTAATACTGGAAGATAGTATGCTGGATGCAGAAATGGTTCAGCGTTCGTTGAAAAAAGAAAATCTTGTTTGTGAATTTATCATAGCACAAAGCAGGCAGGAATATGTTTCTGCACTCAATGAAGAGGATCCTGATGTTATCCTTGCAGATAATTCCTTGCCGCAGTTTGATGCGACCGAAGCGTTGAAATTAATACGCCAACGTTCTTTGTACACCCCTTTTATAATGGTTACCGGTTCCATATCGGAAGAGTTTGCGGTGGACATCATCAAACATGGTGCGAATGATTATATTTTAAAAGACAGGTTGATACGTTTGCCTTCTGCCATAACAAGTGCATTAAAGCAGGAACAGGCAGAAAGAGAGAAAGAAAAGGCTTTAAAAAAGCTGATACAAAGCGAAGAAAAATTCAGGAACCTCTTGGAAAGCGCTCCCGATGCAATGGTTATTGTAAATGAAAAAGGAACGATACTTTTAATTAATGCACAAACAGAAGAATTATTTGGTTATACAAGAGAAGAAGTAGCCAGCAAGCCATTAGAGGTGTTAATAGATAATGAATTTGATGAGGCGTATTCTTTACGTAATGTAAGTCATCTTAAAAAATTACAGAAGAAACAACCTAAAGGCGCCTGGGAGTTTTATTGCAGAAAAAAAGAAGGACGAACTTTCCCTGTTGAAATAAGAGTGAATCCTTTAGAAACATCAGAAGGACAGCTGATCATTGTTGCCATACGTGATATTACAGAACGAAAAAAATCGGAACAGATACTGCACCAGATGGAGCAGGAAATATTGAAGCAACAAATACAGGAACAAAAAAGAATTTCAAGAGCTATTATAAAAGCGCAGGAAAAAGAAAGAAATCATATAGGACAGGAATTACATGATAATGTGAACCAGATATTGGTAAGCTCTAAATTGTATTTGGATATTGCAGGTAAGAGTAATGATATTGTAAAAGAGCTGGTAAAATACCCGATCGAATTAATAGAAAGCTCTATTGCTGAAATAAGACAATTGACAAGAAGATATGTTACGCCTTTAAAAAACATCAATTTAAAAGATTTGATTGTGGCGCTTCTTAGTAATATATCAAGCAACACATCTACCAAAACCAATTTAAGCTATAAGCTTACGGAAGAAATTGAAGACGATCTTAAGCTGAATATATATCGCATCATACAGGAACAATTAAACAATATCGTTAAACATGCCGATGCCAAAAACATATCTGTGTCTTTAAGTATCAATAAAGAAAATATTGAGATCAATGTAACCGATGATGGAAAAGGTTTTGATGTTAAAAAGAAAAGAGATGGTATCGGCATTTCAAATATCATCAACAGAATAGAATCTTTTAATGGCAATATCAATATTAAAAGCACTCCGGGACAGGGTTCTAAAATAGATATATTACTCCCCTATTAAAAGAGTTTTGTAGTAAGTTTACTACACGGCTTGTCGGGATTATTCTATCTCGACTCCTCCTGCTTCCTCTAAATTTGTTTGCAAAAATAGATAGTGACAGCAGAGCATACCTTATTAATTACATTGGGATTAAGAATAAAAAATATTCGGAAAGACAAAAACATGACCCAATCGGCTCTTTCGCATAAATGCGGTTTCCCAAAAGGCACTTTATCAAGGATAGAAAAAGGAAAAACCAACCTAACCATACGTTCATTATGGAAAATATGTTCGGCATTGGAAACCGAAATGGGAGAACTGTTTACTAATCTTTAATTCACTAACTCCTCTACATAAAAAAATCTCCGGTCTTTTAAAAAAAGAACCGGAGCGGTATTCGGACCCTAAGTAGCCCACAGGGAAAAGATATAAACGGGCGCCTACTAAAGTATTTTCGTATATACCTTACCGTTGTAAACATAGATCGATCACCACTTATTACCGGTGGGGAATTTCTCAATGTAGCGGGGAAATTTCCCCTATTGCTTTTTATGTTTTATTTTCATCTTGTAAAATCTTTAACCTCAAAAACAAATACTAAACCATGAGTGTTCCAAATCAAATCTCCTTTGCGGGAAAAACAGAGTACACAGTAGGCGATGAGCCAACAGGAATGATTACCTACATGCTGGACCCAGACACTACCGGCGGCATGCCCATTACTTCTGATGTTTATCAGAAAGGTGTAGTAGCTTATCTTGAACAGGCAAGCGATACATCTGAAGACCTAGCTGCCGTTTACTTCAGCAAACAATTATTGTTATTTTTACTGTCGTTTGATGAATGTACAGGGATAACCTTCTCCAGGTATTTAAAACCGGACGGGACACAATCTCTGGCAGCATTGGCAGTAGATGAAAACAAAATGAGTCTGGGTTGGAATCCATTAACCAAAGGATTTACAGATGGAAAGTTTGTTGCTGCCGAATGGGCGCATACAAGCACGCAGGCAACAGCTAAAAAGTTTTTAAAAGCCAGCTTACCTGCAGGATTCGATTTTGAGCGGTTCTTTAAATCGCTTTAGTTTCGCCCCATTTGATCCGAAAGAACTTATGAGATTTCTTTTTTTTAACACAAGCAGTACCTGTTATGAAACTGAGTTTGATCATTTATTATATCATATTGTTTACGGCCTGCATCCTTTCTGTGATCAGGATAAAACATGATAGGCGGCTGCTTGTGTTTGCTATTTTATTAATTACCTCCCTGTCCGAAGAATTATTATTTGAAGTGCTGGAGTATAAAAAAGTAGGAAAGAATTTTTATTTCATTTACCATTTTTTTGCTCCCGTTTATTATGGACTATTTGCCTATTATTTTTCTTTAGCTGTACCAAAAGGAAAAATTCGCAACAGCATCCGCATTTCAATTCCCCTTTTTACCATTGCTACTTTGGCGATCTCCTTTTCACAGGAAAGTTTTAAAGTATTTCCCGGTGTACAGTTAAACATCATCGGCGTTCTATTAATTATTAATTCTCTTATTGCTTTATTTCAATTGGATGTACGCGATCGTACACCTCTTTTGCGTCGTCCTATTTTTTGGATCAGCATCTCTACCTTATTTTTCTATTCCGTTCTTTTTTCTTTAAATGGTTTTTTTAATTATTTGATGAAACACAATTTTAATTTGGCAGTGAACCTTTATCAGCTACTCAATAATAATCTTAACTATTTGTACTATCTTCTCATTATTATTGGCATGCTATGTTCAAAACCGATACAGAAATACTCATTACAATCCTCCTAGGATGTCTGTTGTTTGCAATATTGGCAATTGTTATTATTTGGGTGATCATTAACTATAAGAGAAGACAACAAAAACACTTTTTAGAAATTGAGGCTATGAATGAAGAGTTTGAAAAACAATTGATGCGATCACAGATCGAAGTGCAGGAAGCAACATTTTCTGAATTAAGTAAAGAGCTGCATGATAATATCGGGCAGCTATTAAGCAGCACTAAAATGCTGATAGGGATTACCGAAAGAAAATTGAGCGATCCACCCGAAAGCCTGTTGATAGCTGATGAAACATTGGCCAAAGCCATTCATGAATTACGTTCTCTTTCAAAATCACTGGATAAAGAATGGTTACAGCAATTTAATTTTATCGACAATTTAACCAATGAGATCAATCGCATTAATATAGCCGGCGAACTTAAAATAAAATTCATTCACCCTTCCTCGCTTCCGTTAAAAGCAGATGAACAGATCATCTTATTCCGAATTGTACAGGAAGCTGTTCAAAACGCCATAAAGCACGGACGCTCTAATTCTATCGGCATTACAATTACTGAAAGATCTTTTTTATTATTCATTACCATTGAAGATGATGGAAAGGGGTTTGACACCAGCCTTCAATCAAAAGGAATGGGTTTACGCAATATTGAACACCGCACTCATTTATTAAAAGGCACCGTAACGTGGAAATCTGAAATGGATGCAGGAACAACCATAAACATACAATTACCAATTCAGTCATGAGAAAAATAGCTATCGGACTTGTAGATGATCATCAATTATTTTTAAAATCCTTAAGTGTTTTATTAGATGGAATAAGCACATATGAAGTGGTAGTAGAAGCGTTGAATGGAAAAGACCTGCAGGAAAAGCTGCTTGCCAAAAACAGTACACCGGATATTATATTAATTGATGTGAATATGCCGATAATGAATGGCATTGAAACAGCACAGTGGCTGCACGTCAATTATCCCGCAATGAAACTGGTAGCATTGTCAATGAATGATAATGACAGAACCATTATAGATATGATCAAAGCAGGATGTTGCGCCTATCTTTTAAAAGATACACATCCCAACGAATTGGAAAAAGCCTTAAATGAGATCAACACACAAGGCTATTATAATGGTGATATAGCCAACATTAATTATCGCCGTTTATTAACGTCTGCCAACGAAACTGAAAACATTTCTTTTACTGAAAAGGAAAAAGAATTTTTGCAACTTGCCTGCAGCGATATGACGTATAAGCAAATTGCAGGCATCATGAACATTACGGAAAGAGCTGTTGACAAAACACGGGAAACATTATTTGAAAAGCTGCAAGTGCAAAGCCGCGTTGGGCTTGCATTAGAAGCTATCAGAAGAAAGCTTGCCACACTTTAAGTACTCTCTCACTTTCTTTATCTATAAAATAGTTTGTGTAGAAAATTTCTTACACAAAAATATCCCATCTTCTTACATATCAATAACTCAACCTAAAGCATCTTTGCATTCCAAAACAATGATAGCTACATATAATGCATTATAACCTAGAAAAACCTTTTTGATTATTAGATTTCATTGTGCTTACCTCTAAACAAGAAAAAAATAAAAAAGCCGAAGTTTTAGCTTCGGCTTTTTTATGATGGGAAATTTCCCATTATTGTCAATTTGCTTTTATACTATTTTGGCTTTGGTAATCAAGCAGTCGATACTTTTACAAGTATCGAGAAGCGTAAGACGTTGTTCTTACGCTTTTTTACTTTTATAATGATTCAACAAATTTGATTATCCTGTTGCGATCGTCTTTATTCAATTGCATAAACTGATCTCTGGATTGTTTCGCTTCTCCATCATGCCACAGTATAGCTTCTTCAATAGTTGTAGCACGCCCATCATGTAAAAAATAAGGAATACCATTTGCTTTATCCAGCAGGCCAACTCCCCAAAGTGGTGCTGTACGCCAGTCTTGTCCACCTGCTAAAAAATCAGGGCGATTATCAGCTAGCCCGGGTCCCATATCATGCACTAATAGATCTGTATACGGATGTATGCGTTGGTTAGATAATTGTGCCAATGATTGATTAATTTCTGTTTGCATAGTGGGACGATGACAACCGGAACAATTAACCTGGTTAAATAAATATTCTCCGCGTTTTATATCATCATCTGTAACATTTCGTCTTGCCGGCACAGCCAATGTCTTTACATAAAAAACTGTATAATTTAAGAGACTGTCCACTATTTCCATGGGAAGTTCTTTGGGCACGGCATTCATTTGCGTTTGCCCAAATGCGCTTTCAACCGGTTGCACATAACTGGTAATTCCCATATCCTGCTGGTAAGCGGTAGCTACCTGCGTAAGCAATGTGGCTGTATTTGCTTTCCAGCCAAATCTTCCTATTAAAGTTTGATGAGTATATGCATCATATACATAGTTTGCTTTGCCACGTATACCATCATTGTTTGCATCATTTGGATCTTGAAAAGAAAGAATAGTTTGTTCAGGTACCAACTCCAACAAGCCCATACCTACTACCGGAGGTGCTAAACGAGGTGATAACATATAACCCGCAGGCATTGGAATGTAAGACGATGCAATACTATATGTTGGTTTCTTTAATGTCGTTGTATTCCCATCCGGATAAGTCACTGTTACATTATCATACACAATAGGATTGAACGTTACTTCGGGGGCAGCGCCAAAAATATGCTGATCCTGCAATTGCCCTCCAAAACCATCAGGTGTTAGCGGACCGCCATGAGCATCACTACCGGGAATGCTTATACGAAATAACATTCCTGAATTGCTGAATCCCATAGTAGGAATTCCTTCACCATCATGGCGATGACAGCTGATACAAGATACATTGTTAAATACAGGCCCTAATCCCGTAAAGTTTGGACGGGAGTCCACTACAAATGTTTGCGAGAAAGTAGCATCACCTAAATCATGTACACGGGCATCGCGTTCGCTTAAGCCATCAATAGCACTGCTTAAGGCATGGGAAGTTTCATCAAAAGTAGTGGCCGATCCTCCACTTAAACGACTGTCGTAGCCATCATCGGGAAAAACGCCGGCTTTGTTACACATAGAGAATGTGCCAACTAATAATGCTAATCCAAATATGATATAAAATTTTCTCAATTTATTACTCTCCAATTAGTCTTTCACGTATGTTGTAACAAAAGTGGTCAGGTCATTATCCAGCAACACTTTCAATTCACCCAACTTATCCATTGTTTGCTGCACTAATGAGCGTTGCGTATAGATAGCCTGCTCGTATGGCAAGGTGATATTATTAAACGAATTGATCGCCTCTGTGATCTTTGCCTGAATTTGATTGTCTAAATTTTTATTCTTCAATGCTACCAGGTCTTTCAAACCTCTACCACCATTCAATCCCATGTATACATTTTGAATACCGATGATATTATTTTTAAAATCAGTAGTAGTATTATTGGAATAAGGAGATTCCGTAATGGTTGAATCATGTGCATCAAAAGGTTCTTTCATTTTTCCTTCTCCAACCTCCCCGCAAATATCGCTCATAGCTCCGATGATTGCTAAAAACACATCTTGCTTGGTTTTAAATTTATTATTGCTGCTGCTTGGATTTAATATTTTCTGAGCATAGTTATCTCCACCAGCAGTCCAGCTTTGTAATAAAGGCAATGCATTATTTGTATAAAGATCGTCTGATAAGCTTACTGCATATTTTAATAAACGGGGAGTATCTGTAAAATTAGTAACGGTACGTCCGCTTCCTCTACCGAATAAAACGAATTCAATTGGATGATAACCACGCAATGATTGCGGCAGGTTGGCAATATCTGATACTTCCAACGGGTTGCTACTTGTTATGATCGAGTCTAATTGAGTATAGTCTGTAGGCCAGGTATCAGTGTTAGGATCATAATCATTATCCTCGATGGGCCCAAACAAGAAACCTTCACATTGTTCCCAATTTACACGAACGTTTTTCCAGGCTAATTTTGCTGCCTGTAAATTAATAGTAGTTGGATTATTATGTAATGTATCTACTGCAATGTTCAATACATTTGCTGCAGCAGCTAAGCCTTGGTATTGTGGGATGGCTGTTCTGTTTACAAAGTCATTGATAACAGAATCCTCCTGTTGTGTAAAATCAACAGCAGGTGTAGGTGTATCATCTTTGCTACACGCTGTTAACAATAATACCGTTGCGGCTATTAAGTAGGTTATTTTTTTCATACAGTTATTTTAATTTTAATAGTGAATACTAGAAAGAATACCCGATTCCTAAATTCAGGAATTGATTGTTTTGCTGATAAGGCAATGCATTCGGCGGCGGATTAATTACCAATGCTGAATTTTGCGGGCCGGTATGCATTAAACGAACATCAGCTTTAATTACAACATTAGGTATTGGTAAATATCCCAATCCAACTATTATATGAGATTGTTTTTCTGTTCCGTCGTAAATAGAATTCGAAGCTAAAGAACTGTTCAGGTCCAGCATTTCATAACGTACAAAAGAGATCAGTTCTCCTTTATTTTTCTTTTTATATAACCAATCATAAGCAGCTTCTGCATAAGTACCATACATACCGGTTGCTAAATTTTTTGCATACGCAAGGTTTATTTTATTTGCATCAGGATAACTGATGTAAGCAAACAATGCTTTTGCACTGAAGCCTTTATGATTGTATTGAATATCGCCTTCTCCTAAATAAACAGGTGTACCAAAACCTCCGCTGTTTAAATTCAAACTATCAGCAGCTCTGCGATTCAACCCTACTGTACCGCCTGCATATCCTGATACCTGGAATAGAAAATCGCCCGGCTTGTATTGTACTGAACCTGTTAGTGCTAAATTATTCGCAGTACCATCACGACCTTCTGCCCTGCCATCACGAATACCGCTACCATGGTCAAAGCCTGCGCTGTTTAATCCATTTAAAATGCCCAATGTATAATTAACAGGAGCATTTTTAAAAGATCCGTATAAACCAACTCCTAATTCCCTCCATGTGGCAGGGATAATTAATTGCTCTACTATCGGGCGTTCTACGCCGTTAAAATTTACCGGCAAATGGTTTTCATTTAATATACCAATACGTGGAATAAATAAACCCGCTACTAAATATTGCCTGTCGTTTAAATTGAATTTTAAAAATGCCTGTTCCATTGCGGCCTCACCTCCACTGCCATCTACTTTTGCATCTTCTACTTCCAGTTCAGAAAAGAAAGCTATTTTTTCATTAAAGCGATGACCGACAAAAAGTACCGCTCTATCTAAATTCATCTGCGAAAAACCTGCATTGAAATTTCTTTGATAAGAAGCGCTTCCGTAACCGGATATAACTGTTCTATTATTCTGCGATTTACCGGCGTGTAAAGAATCTTCGTTGGTTAGAATAAGTTGTTGAGCGGGAGTTCTTTGCTGAGCCTTGGTATTACTAAAAACAGTTATTGCCAATAATGCTACAGATAGGAATTTTTTCATGGCGCAAAATTGAGGGTACGCGGATCAATAGCGCTTTCTAAATCGGGAAATTTTTGTGCCGTATGAGGAATTTTTTAACTAACTACCTGCTAATGAACGATAAAACGCTACCAATACATGCAAAAAATAGCATATTTATTTGTTGCTAAATAAAACAATTGGGCGAAATAATTTTGTAAATTTGTTTACTACCTCTTTATGACAAGCGAACAATTGAAATTATTAGTGGATACGGTTCAGCAATTATCGATGGCCCGTAGCCTTACTACAATAATGCAAGTAGTAAGAAAAACTGCCCGAAAACTTACCGGGGCTGATGGTGCTACCTTTATTTTACGCGACGGGGATCTATGTTATTATGCAGATGAAGATGCGATAGCACCTTTATGGAAAGGGCAGCGCTTCCCCATGTCTGCCTGTATAAGCGGTTGGGCCATGCTTAACCGTAAGCCTGCCATTATTGAAGATATTTATAAAGATGAACGCATTCCTGTAGAAGCATATCGCCCCACATTTGTAAAAAGTTTGGCAATGGTGCCGATAAGAACCGTTAACCCGGTTGGAGCTATAGGAAATTATTGGAGCACTGAACATGCTACCACTAAAGATGAATTGGAATTACTACAATCATTGGCGGATATAACCTCTGTTTCAATCGAAAATGTATATATATACAAAGAGTTAGATGATAGAGTGAAGCAACGTACGGAACAGTTAGAGTTTGCCAATAAAGAACTGGAATCGTTTTCTTATTCTGTTTCTCATGATCTGCGTGCGCCATTGCGTGCCATAAGTGGCTATACACAAATATTAAATGAAGATTACGGAAAGCAACTGGATAAAGAAGGTAAGCGCATTATGGACAATATCAGCAACAGCACGGTTAGAATGACAACGCTGATTGACGATCTGTTAGTGTTTTCAAGATTGGGACAAAAAACGATCAACAGGACGTCCGTTAATATGTATGAGCTGGTGAACATGGCAATAGCGGAGCTAAATAAAACCGTTGATCATAAAGCTGAAATTAACGTAAACAAACTACCTGTAATTAATGCGGATTATAATTTGATGCACCAGGTAATATTCAATTTAATTTCCAACGCCGTTAAATATTCTTCCAAAAAAGGAAATGCACGGGTCGATATCAGTTGTACAGAGCATGAAACTGAATATATTTTTTCTGTAAAAGATAATGGTGTTGGATTTGATATGAAGTATGCCAATAAATTATTCGGCGTATTTCAACGACTTCACTCTAATGATGAATTTGAAGGAACCGGCGTTGGCTTATCATTAGTACAGCGCATCATTTATAAACATGGCGGCAAAATATGGGCAGATGCAAAGCCCGATGAAGGAGCTACTTTTAATTTCTCTGTTAAGAAAGAAGAAAGTTTTTTAAACAATTGATAATCCCCCTCACTGTTTTATAAAAAGAAGGCTTTCATAAGAAAGCCTTAACTAAAACAAGAACTGGAAAAATTGCTACCTCGTGCCGGGTTAAAGTTGTTCCAACTGCTCTGCACTATTAGTAGTTAGTTTACCCCGGACTTAATTTTATCAAGCGTTAGCAGTACAAATGTAGGCGCAGCTATATTCTATATTCAGCGAGATAAGGAAATTGATTTACGTAAAAAGAAAAACAAGTTATTTTCATTTATCAGCGTAAATATTTTACTCCCCTTTTAATACAGTAAAAAAATAAATACGATCAGAATCGTTGATAATTATCAAATTCCATTTGAATAATAGCAATTTTTCCGGCAATAGCACGATTATACGTAGTAATTATTCGACAAACAAAAAACTTGCTGCGTTATATCCAGACAAGTCAATGTTTAACCATTTAAAATCTCTGTGTTAACCTATGAAAAGCCTGACACACCTATCACCAATAGGTCAAGTATCTCTATTAATTATTCTGTTGAGTGTGCTTTATATAAAATCAAATGCACAAATAACAGAGATCTACACCGACTTTGGCGGTTACTGGAAATCCACCACTACAGCAAACAGTAGTACGCAGCCCAACTTAAGTCATAACGTATTAGCGTTTACATATAGCGGTACAACGTATTCTACAGGTGTAAATGACGCTATACTAACAGCACATTCTGTAACCAATACTGCCGGCACTTTTAAAGCTTTGCCGATTAGCTCTATTGGAGGCACCATTGCTTCAGGCAACAGCACTTTTATTTTATTACCTTCCTCGGATGATGGAGTAGCTAACGGGACAG
The Ferruginibacter albus DNA segment above includes these coding regions:
- a CDS encoding imelysin family protein, producing the protein MKKITYLIAATVLLLTACSKDDTPTPAVDFTQQEDSVINDFVNRTAIPQYQGLAAAANVLNIAVDTLHNNPTTINLQAAKLAWKNVRVNWEQCEGFLFGPIEDNDYDPNTDTWPTDYTQLDSIITSSNPLEVSDIANLPQSLRGYHPIEFVLFGRGSGRTVTNFTDTPRLLKYAVSLSDDLYTNNALPLLQSWTAGGDNYAQKILNPSSSNNKFKTKQDVFLAIIGAMSDICGEVGEGKMKEPFDAHDSTITESPYSNNTTTDFKNNIIGIQNVYMGLNGGRGLKDLVALKNKNLDNQIQAKITEAINSFNNITLPYEQAIYTQRSLVQQTMDKLGELKVLLDNDLTTFVTTYVKD
- a CDS encoding di-heme oxidoreductase family protein, coding for MRKFYIIFGLALLVGTFSMCNKAGVFPDDGYDSRLSGGSATTFDETSHALSSAIDGLSERDARVHDLGDATFSQTFVVDSRPNFTGLGPVFNNVSCISCHRHDGEGIPTMGFSNSGMLFRISIPGSDAHGGPLTPDGFGGQLQDQHIFGAAPEVTFNPIVYDNVTVTYPDGNTTTLKKPTYSIASSYIPMPAGYMLSPRLAPPVVGMGLLELVPEQTILSFQDPNDANNDGIRGKANYVYDAYTHQTLIGRFGWKANTATLLTQVATAYQQDMGITSYVQPVESAFGQTQMNAVPKELPMEIVDSLLNYTVFYVKTLAVPARRNVTDDDIKRGEYLFNQVNCSGCHRPTMQTEINQSLAQLSNQRIHPYTDLLVHDMGPGLADNRPDFLAGGQDWRTAPLWGVGLLDKANGIPYFLHDGRATTIEEAILWHDGEAKQSRDQFMQLNKDDRNRIIKFVESL
- a CDS encoding sensor histidine kinase translates to MTSEQLKLLVDTVQQLSMARSLTTIMQVVRKTARKLTGADGATFILRDGDLCYYADEDAIAPLWKGQRFPMSACISGWAMLNRKPAIIEDIYKDERIPVEAYRPTFVKSLAMVPIRTVNPVGAIGNYWSTEHATTKDELELLQSLADITSVSIENVYIYKELDDRVKQRTEQLEFANKELESFSYSVSHDLRAPLRAISGYTQILNEDYGKQLDKEGKRIMDNISNSTVRMTTLIDDLLVFSRLGQKTINRTSVNMYELVNMAIAELNKTVDHKAEINVNKLPVINADYNLMHQVIFNLISNAVKYSSKKGNARVDISCTEHETEYIFSVKDNGVGFDMKYANKLFGVFQRLHSNDEFEGTGVGLSLVQRIIYKHGGKIWADAKPDEGATFNFSVKKEESFLNN
- a CDS encoding response regulator transcription factor codes for the protein MRKIAIGLVDDHQLFLKSLSVLLDGISTYEVVVEALNGKDLQEKLLAKNSTPDIILIDVNMPIMNGIETAQWLHVNYPAMKLVALSMNDNDRTIIDMIKAGCCAYLLKDTHPNELEKALNEINTQGYYNGDIANINYRRLLTSANETENISFTEKEKEFLQLACSDMTYKQIAGIMNITERAVDKTRETLFEKLQVQSRVGLALEAIRRKLATL
- a CDS encoding sensor histidine kinase, giving the protein MFKTDTEILITILLGCLLFAILAIVIIWVIINYKRRQQKHFLEIEAMNEEFEKQLMRSQIEVQEATFSELSKELHDNIGQLLSSTKMLIGITERKLSDPPESLLIADETLAKAIHELRSLSKSLDKEWLQQFNFIDNLTNEINRINIAGELKIKFIHPSSLPLKADEQIILFRIVQEAVQNAIKHGRSNSIGITITERSFLLFITIEDDGKGFDTSLQSKGMGLRNIEHRTHLLKGTVTWKSEMDAGTTINIQLPIQS
- a CDS encoding helix-turn-helix domain-containing protein, which produces MTAEHTLLITLGLRIKNIRKDKNMTQSALSHKCGFPKGTLSRIEKGKTNLTIRSLWKICSALETEMGELFTNL
- a CDS encoding PAS domain S-box protein; the encoded protein is MSKLLKILILEDSMLDAEMVQRSLKKENLVCEFIIAQSRQEYVSALNEEDPDVILADNSLPQFDATEALKLIRQRSLYTPFIMVTGSISEEFAVDIIKHGANDYILKDRLIRLPSAITSALKQEQAEREKEKALKKLIQSEEKFRNLLESAPDAMVIVNEKGTILLINAQTEELFGYTREEVASKPLEVLIDNEFDEAYSLRNVSHLKKLQKKQPKGAWEFYCRKKEGRTFPVEIRVNPLETSEGQLIIVAIRDITERKKSEQILHQMEQEILKQQIQEQKRISRAIIKAQEKERNHIGQELHDNVNQILVSSKLYLDIAGKSNDIVKELVKYPIELIESSIAEIRQLTRRYVTPLKNINLKDLIVALLSNISSNTSTKTNLSYKLTEEIEDDLKLNIYRIIQEQLNNIVKHADAKNISVSLSINKENIEINVTDDGKGFDVKKKRDGIGISNIINRIESFNGNINIKSTPGQGSKIDILLPY
- a CDS encoding response regulator gives rise to the protein MNPNSVELLLVEDSIHDAELTIRELKKHNMANNLYHAKDGEEAIDFIFCTGKFEGKRQITNSPKMVLLDIQMPKVNGIEVLQKIKSDERTQAMPVIILTSSKEDPDIKRCYELGANSYIVKPVNFERFAEAIRNLGYYWLLLNEQPIPKINK